A portion of the Candidatus Methylomirabilis sp. genome contains these proteins:
- a CDS encoding ABC transporter ATP-binding protein, which produces MLRLDQIHTYRGTAHVLRGISLGVQAAEAVCLVGRNGAGKTTTIESIMGLLPMRGGTITFQGRDISRLPAHERARLGIGYAPEDAGIFPDLTVAENFQISRQLAGASRQGGSASPDEDAEAHIFAVFPEVRDFLQRRGLHLSGGQKKMVAIARAMALSPKILLLDEPFEGLAPVVVIRFIDAVKKIKEMGISVLIAESNLMTASRVADRLYAIDRGEIIFEGAPKSAFTNEDVMKTIRG; this is translated from the coding sequence ATGCTCCGGCTGGATCAGATCCACACCTACCGCGGGACGGCGCACGTCCTCCGGGGAATCTCCCTGGGCGTCCAGGCGGCTGAAGCGGTCTGCCTGGTCGGCCGCAACGGAGCGGGGAAGACGACCACCATCGAGAGCATCATGGGCCTCCTCCCCATGCGCGGGGGGACGATCACGTTCCAGGGGCGGGACATCAGCCGCCTGCCCGCCCACGAGCGCGCCCGGCTCGGGATCGGCTACGCGCCGGAGGACGCCGGCATCTTCCCGGACCTCACGGTGGCCGAGAATTTTCAGATCAGTCGGCAGTTGGCCGGCGCCTCCCGGCAGGGGGGCTCAGCCTCGCCGGACGAAGATGCGGAGGCGCACATTTTCGCCGTCTTCCCGGAGGTGCGGGACTTCCTGCAGCGGCGGGGCCTGCACCTGAGCGGGGGGCAGAAGAAGATGGTGGCCATCGCCCGGGCCATGGCGCTGTCGCCGAAGATCCTCCTCCTGGACGAGCCCTTCGAAGGCCTGGCGCCGGTGGTCGTGATCCGGTTCATCGACGCGGTGAAGAAGATCAAGGAGATGGGGATCTCCGTGTTGATCGCGGAGTCCAACCTGATGACGGCCTCCCGGGTGGCCGACCGGCTCTACGCCATCGACCGGGGGGAGATCATCTTCGAAGGCGCGCCGAAGAGCGCATTCACCAATGAGGACGTCATGAAGACCATCCGCGGATGA